Proteins encoded in a region of the Canis lupus familiaris isolate Mischka breed German Shepherd chromosome 1, alternate assembly UU_Cfam_GSD_1.0, whole genome shotgun sequence genome:
- the CEBPA gene encoding CCAAT/enhancer-binding protein alpha isoform X1: protein MESADFYEAEPRPPMSSHLQSPPHAPSSAAFGFPRGAGSAQAPAPPAAPEPLGGICEHETSIDISAYIDPAAFNDEFLADLFQHSRQQEKAKAAAAPAGGGGGGGGGGGGGGDFDYAGAPGGPGGAAMPGGAHGPAPGYGCAAAGYLDGRLEPLYERVGAPALRPLVIKQEPREDDEAKQLALAGLFPYQPPPPPPPHPHPHPHPHAHAPPAHLAAPHLQFQIAHCGQTTMHLQPGHPTPPPTPVPSPHPAPALGPAGLPGPGGALKALAAAHPDLRGGGGGGGGGGGAGKVKKSVDKNSNEYRVRRERNNIAVRKSRDKAKQRNVETQQKVLELTSDNDRLRKRVEQLSRELDTLRGIFRQLPESSLVKAMGNCP from the exons ATGGAGTCGGCCGACTTCTACGAGGCGGAGCCGCGGCCCCCGATGAGCAGCCACCTCCAGAGCCCCCCGCACGCGCCCAGCAGCGCCGCCTTCGGCTTCCCCCGGGGCGCGGGCTCCGCGCAGGCCCCCGCCCCACCTGCCGCCCCGGAGCCGCTGGGCGGCATCTGCGAACACGAGACGTCCATCGACATCAGCGCCTACATCGACCCGGCCGCCTTCAACGACGAGTTCCTGGCCGACCTGTTCCAGCACAGCCGGCAGCAGGAGAAGGCCAAGgcggccgcggcccccgcgggcggcggcggcggcggcggcggcggcggcggcggcggcggcgacttCGACTACGCGGGCGCCCCCGGGGGCCCCGGCGGCGCGGCGATGCCCGGCGGCGCGCACGGCCCGGCTCCCGGCTACGGCTGCGCGGCGGCCGGCTACCTGGACGGCAGGCTGGAGCCGCTGTACGAGCGCGTCGGGGCGCCGGCGCTGCGGCCGCTGGTGATCAAGCAGGAGCCGCGCGAGGACGACGAGGCGAAGCAGCTGGCGCTGGCCGGCCTCTTCCCCtaccagccgccgccgccgccgccgccgcacccgcacccgcacccgcacccgcacgcGCACGCGCCGCCCGCGCACCTGGCCGCCCCGCACCTGCAGTTCCAGATCGCGCACTGCGGCCAGACCACCATGCACCTGCAGCCCGGCCACCCCACGCCGCCGCCCACGCCCGTGCCCAGCCCTCACCCGGCGCCCGCCCTCGGCCCCGCGGGCTTGCCGGGCCCCGGCGGCGCGCTCAAGGCGCTGGCCGCCGCGCACCCCGACCTcc gaggcggcggaggcggaggaggcggaggcggcggcgcgggcaAAGTCAAGAAGTCGGTGGACAAGAACAGCAACGAGTACCGGGTGCGGCGCGAGCGCAACAACATCGCCGTGCGCAAGAGCCGGGACAAGGCCAAGCAGCGCAACGTGGAGACGCAGCAGAAGGTGCTGGAGCTCACCAGTGACAATGACCGCCTGCGCAAGCGGGTGGAACAGCTGAGCCGCGAGCTGGACACGCTGCGGGGCATCTTCCGCCAGCTGCCCGAGAGCTCCCTGGTCAAGGCCATGGGCAACTGCCCGTGA